The genomic DNA TTCGTTTACACCGCGTCCCGGCTGGGCCTTCTGGCCGTGACCATCGGTGTCCTCCGTCTTCTTGGCCTGCATCAGCCGCTGATCCTGCTGGTCGCGGCATTCCTGATCAGCGGCGTGGCCAGTTACGTCCTGCTGTCCAAGCAGCGTGACGCGGTGAGCGCGCGGATCGCCAAGAAACGAGAGTGATCACGGCATCGGGAACATGCCGACTCGGGCATGGTACTCGCGGCCCAGCTGTGTTGTGTCACTACCAACGAGTAGCCCACCGGGATGGGCCAGGAATGCCTTGACGCCGATTCCACGCTCCCTTGTCGGATTCCACTTCAGGGCCTTCCCGGTCTGCGGATGGATCGCCCCGATGCCGGGCCGTTCCACCGCGCCCGGTCCGGCCGAATCGTGGCCGAGGGGGTTGTCCAGCCAGCGCTGGTGGCCGCCTACATAGACCGCCGCGCCGGTGGCCGTCACCGAGTAGAGGGAGTCGCCGCCGGTGTGGTTCACCCATGTCGGCCGCACCTCTCCCCTGGTGCGGGTCTCGAAGCGCGCGGCGGTGTCGCACATCTTTCCGCTTCGCGCGGGACCGCCGGTCGTGACGACCGCGAAGTAGGACCCGTCGGGGGCGAAGTCCAGCCCCCGCACATAGCTGGGGAAGACGTCCATGCACTTGCCCGCGTAGGCGTCCGTCCGCCAGTCGGCGACCTTCGCCGGAAGGACGCCGACGTCGACCAGGCCGAGCTGGGGGCGCGACCGCCCGTCGAGGGTGGTGAAGTTGCCGTCGACCGCCAGCCGATCCCCGGCGAGGGCCATCGCCTGGACCCTGACCCGGTTCCCCCGGGGCGTGCCCGGCGCGATGGCGAAGCCCGGGTCGGCAACGCCGGTGGCGGCGTCCAGCCGGGCGAGGGCCGGGCGGGAGACACGACCCACCGCGGTGAAGTCGCCGCCCACGTAGAGATGGGAGTCGCGCCGGACCAGGCTGGTGACCACCCCGCCCTGGACCTGGGCGTCGAAGCCGCGCACCTGGGCTCCGTCGGACAGCCGAAGCCGGGCCAGTCCACGGGTCCTCGCGTAGCCGATCGCCGCAAACTCGCCGCCGGCGTAGACGGTGCCGTCGGCCCCCGCGGCCAGAGCGTTGACCGGGCGGTCGAGGGACGGTTCGAAGCCGGGCACGATCCGCCCGGTGGCC from Streptosporangium sp. NBC_01756 includes the following:
- a CDS encoding DUF4229 domain-containing protein, translating into MHPVFVYTASRLGLLAVTIGVLRLLGLHQPLILLVAAFLISGVASYVLLSKQRDAVSARIAKKRE